A region from the Lolium perenne isolate Kyuss_39 chromosome 4, Kyuss_2.0, whole genome shotgun sequence genome encodes:
- the LOC127295549 gene encoding uncharacterized protein — MQNIDLDASCTKHNTSVRMGESRGSIAFFTSYRPPVPLDIFCCPVPASSKLDELHLTDGLSYNYNGQTVPPEALKTIVKRLELAPQAAIEADIDSGRLTGLIFVSERQHNLETLQIALRSNDDGEVKVFTLADIYGTELFGGARLEDSGCIAGGYELDGQTSDHYLVYVSTKEPVQERRSPWNVVYKTNLGTGETERLTPPGTFDLSPSVSPSGKRVAVASYQGKKWDGEIKDLPTSIYVMSIETPSLDRERVIENGGWPTWGSETVIFFHRLTGENWGVFRYDLSTGETIRVTPEAFDAMTPAAIDETRVAVATIRQKSVFFDVRVEAQYRHIEVFDMSSPEKSLQITHYTKPKGDHYNPFVMDSGKYIGYHRCQSDHLQHGDDVPRQFNKLLSPHEDVGLFRVAGAFPAFSKDGSKLAFVDNEFKSVWLADSDGMRVVFETDGPNGIFSPVWNQKKDILYVCMGPSFKPNETLEIYAIPHVSSGARERRLLTKGKFNNAFPSTNPEGTKLVFRSTKHGGDKKYKSLYIMDAEVGEDAGEAERLTEGDWTDTHCQWSPNKDWIVFSSNRDRPADAPERDHGLDPGYFAVYLMNASDRSVVRVLRSGYDLSGHVNHPVFSPDGRSIAVTADLAAVSADPISLPIFFNSVRPYGDIFTVDIDPDDMEKNQDVENFSRVTHSKYENSTPAWTVFSTDDPHAQWNLLVMEDNYTPSCPYAHHDGGESWHMTGQICTPKRVC, encoded by the exons ATGCAGAATATTGACCTGGATGCAAG TTGCACCAAACACAACACATCTGTTAGAATGGGTGAGAGTAGAGGAAGCATCGCCTTCTTCACGAGCTACAGGCCGCCAGTGCCCCTGGACATATTCTGCTGTCCAGTTCCAGCGTCATCAAAGCTGGACGAGCTGCACTTGACGGACGGCTTGTCGTACAACTACAACGGCCAAACTGTTCCACCAGAAGCTCTCAAGACGATTGTCAAGCGCCTAGAGTTGGCACCACAAGCCGCGATAGAAGCCGACATCGATTCGGGCCGTCTCACCGGCTTGATCTTTGTCTCCGAAAGGCAACACAACCTTGAAACACTCCAGATAGCCCTGCGCTCTAATGATGACGGCGAAGTCAAGGTCTTCACCTTGGCTGACATCTATGGCACTGAGTTGTTCGGTGGTGCCCGTCTGGAGGACAGTGGCTGCATTGCTGGTGGCTACGAGTTGGACGGTCAAACGTCTGACCATTACCTTGTCTATGTGTCCACCAAGGAGCCCGTGCAAGAACGCCGTAGCCCCTGGAATGTCGTCTATAAAACTAATCTTGGGACAGGCGAAACTGAGCGCCTCACTCCACCAG GGACGTTTGATTTAAGTCCCTCTGTGTCACCATCTGGGAAGAGGGTAGCAGTGGCTTCTTACCAAGGAAAGAAATGGGATGGGGAAATTAAGGACTTGCCGACCAGCATTTACGTGATGAGCATAGAGACCCCATCTCTGGATCGCGAGCGGGTGATCGAGAACGGTGGCTGGCCAACATGGGGAAGCGAGACAGTAATATTCTTCCACAGATTGACAGGGGAGAACTGGGGTGTGTTTCGGTATGACTTGAGCACCGGCGAGACCATCCGCGTGACCCCGGAAGCATTCGATGCGATGACTCCAGCAGCCATTGATGAAACAAGAGTGGCTGTGGCAACTATCCGCCAGAAATCTGTGTTCTTTGATGTTCGTGTTGAAGCGCAGTATCGTCATATCGAGGTTTTTGATATGAGTTCCCCAGAAAAATCACTGCAAATCACTCACTACACCAAGCCAAAAGGCGACCATTACAACCCCTTTGTGATGGACAGTGGCAAGTACATTGGCTACCATCGTTGCCAAAGCGACCATCTCCAG CATGGAGATGATGTCCCGAGACAATTCAACAAGCTGCTGTCCCCACACGAAGATGTTGGACTGTTTCGGGTTGCGGGTGCGTTCCCAGCCTTTTCCAAAGATGGCTCTAAGCTTGCATTTGTTGATAACGAGTTCAAATCCGTGTGGTTGGCCGATAGCGATGGAATGCGTGTTGTCTTTGAG ACAGATGGCCCCAATGGCATCTTCTCACCAGTTTGGAACCAAAAGAAGGACATATTGTATGTGTGTATGGGACCGTCTTTCAAACCCAACGAAACGTTGGAGATCTACGCCATCCCCCATGTATCGAGTGGTGCACGAGAGCGGCGGCTGCTCACAAAGGGGAAATTCAACAATGCGTTCCCATCCACCAATCCAGAAG GGACAAAACTTGTTTTCCGATCAACGAAGCATGGAGGAGACAAGAAGTACAAGAGTCTATACATAATGGACGCAGAAGTTGGGGAGGACGCAGGCGAAGCGGAACGGCTGACAGAAGGTGATTGGACTGACACACACTGTCAATGGTCTCCGAACAAAGATTGGATCGTGTTCTCATCAAACCGCGACAGGCCCGCAGACGCGCCGGAGCGCGACCATGGCCTGGACCCGGGTTACTTTGCTGTTTACCTAATGAATGCAAGCGACCGCTCGGTGGTGAGGGTGCTCAGGAGTGGTTACGACCTCTCTGGTCACGTGAACCACCCGGTCTTCAGTCCAGATGGTCGAAGCATCGCCGTGACGGCAGACCTTGCCGCGGTGTCCGCTGACCCGATATCACTGCCGATCTTCTTCAACTCGGTAAGGCCCTATGGTGACATCTTCACCGTTGACATCGACCCGGATGACATGGAGAAGAACCAGGATGTGGAGAATTTTTCCCGTGTCACACACAGCAAATACGAGAATTCCACTCCCGCCTGGACAGTGTTCTCGACTGATGACCCGCATGCGCAATGGAACCTCCTGGTCATGGAGGACAATTACACCCCGTCATGTCCGTACGCGCATCATGATGGAGGTGAAAGTTGGCACATGACCGGTCAGATCTGCACTCCGAAAAGGGTCTGTTGA